In one window of Rhizobium oryzihabitans DNA:
- a CDS encoding multidrug effflux MFS transporter translates to MGRTEFIALAAMLMALNALAIDIMLPGLQEIGASLGVVNENHRQYVISTYLLGFGVAQLLYGPISDRFGRRKPMLVGLAIYIVSALAVVFVPSFSGLLILRFIQGIGSAATRVITISIVRDIYGGRQMAEVMSLIMMVFMVVPVIAPGTGQIVLFFGNWHLIFAFMAGIAAVVTAWMYFRLPETLHPDDVRPFTARSVLGGFKIVLTNRIALCYTLSSTFIFGALFGFINSAEQVYKGIYGLGAWFAAAFAGVALFMAFSSFINARLVGRFGMRKLSHGSLLGFIAITFIWLLVQVMGPEPMPFAIFIVFFALAMFQFGWIGSNFNSLAMEPLGHVAGTASSVIGFMGTVGGSLIGAAIGQAFDGTALPMVAGFFVVSIIGLVFVLIGEKGVLFQAHNKPTR, encoded by the coding sequence ATGGGGCGCACGGAATTCATTGCGCTGGCCGCGATGCTGATGGCGCTGAACGCGCTCGCCATCGACATCATGCTGCCCGGTCTTCAGGAAATCGGCGCATCGCTTGGCGTCGTGAATGAAAACCACCGCCAATATGTCATTTCCACCTATCTTCTCGGCTTCGGCGTCGCACAGCTTCTGTACGGTCCGATCTCGGACCGTTTCGGACGCCGGAAGCCGATGCTCGTCGGACTTGCGATCTATATCGTTTCAGCCCTCGCCGTAGTCTTCGTACCGTCATTCTCCGGCCTGCTGATCCTGCGTTTCATTCAGGGCATCGGCTCGGCGGCGACACGCGTCATCACCATCTCGATCGTGCGTGACATCTATGGCGGCCGCCAGATGGCGGAAGTCATGTCGTTGATCATGATGGTGTTCATGGTCGTTCCGGTCATCGCGCCCGGCACCGGCCAGATCGTGCTGTTTTTCGGTAACTGGCACCTGATCTTCGCCTTCATGGCGGGAATTGCCGCCGTGGTGACGGCCTGGATGTATTTCCGCCTGCCGGAAACCCTGCATCCGGACGATGTCCGCCCCTTCACCGCCCGTTCGGTGCTTGGCGGCTTCAAGATCGTGCTCACCAACCGCATCGCGCTCTGTTACACGCTCTCCAGCACCTTTATCTTCGGTGCGCTGTTCGGCTTCATCAATTCGGCTGAGCAGGTCTATAAGGGCATCTACGGGCTCGGTGCATGGTTTGCGGCGGCCTTTGCGGGCGTTGCTTTGTTCATGGCCTTCTCGTCCTTCATCAATGCAAGGCTGGTCGGCAGGTTCGGTATGCGCAAGCTGTCGCACGGATCGCTGCTGGGCTTCATCGCCATCACCTTCATCTGGCTGCTGGTGCAGGTGATGGGTCCGGAACCGATGCCCTTTGCGATCTTCATTGTGTTCTTCGCGCTCGCCATGTTCCAGTTCGGCTGGATCGGCTCGAACTTCAACTCGCTCGCCATGGAGCCGCTCGGCCACGTCGCCGGCACCGCCTCCTCCGTCATCGGATTCATGGGAACGGTCGGCGGCTCGCTGATCGGCGCAGCAATCGGCCAGGCCTTCGACGGCACGGCGCTGCCCATGGTGGCGGGCTTCTTCGTCGTCTCCATCATCGGCCTCGTCTTCGTGCTGATCGGCGAAAAGGGCGTGCTGTTTCAGGCCCACAACAAGCCGACCCGCTAG
- the grxD gene encoding Grx4 family monothiol glutaredoxin, giving the protein MSGIHDMIDSEVKSNDIVLFMKGTPQFPQCGFSGQVVQILDYLGVDYKGINVLADADIRQGIKDYSNWPTIPQLYVKGEFVGGCDIVREMFQSGELQNHFQEQGISVRGAA; this is encoded by the coding sequence ATGAGCGGCATTCACGACATGATCGACAGCGAAGTGAAGAGCAACGATATCGTTCTTTTCATGAAGGGCACCCCGCAATTTCCGCAGTGCGGTTTTTCCGGCCAGGTGGTACAGATCCTCGATTATCTCGGCGTCGACTACAAGGGCATCAACGTGCTTGCCGATGCAGATATCCGCCAGGGCATCAAGGACTACTCCAACTGGCCGACCATCCCGCAGCTCTACGTCAAGGGCGAATTCGTCGGCGGCTGTGACATCGTAAGAGAGATGTTCCAGTCCGGCGAACTTCAAAACCACTTCCAAGAACAGGGTATCAGCGTCCGCGGCGCGGCCTGA
- a CDS encoding BolA/IbaG family iron-sulfur metabolism protein: MPMKPGDIEDMIKAGIPGAKVTIRDLAGDGDHYAAEVVAEAFKGKTRVQQHQMVYDALKGNMGGVLHALALQTSAPE; this comes from the coding sequence ATGCCCATGAAACCCGGCGACATTGAAGACATGATTAAGGCGGGAATTCCCGGGGCAAAGGTCACGATCCGCGATCTGGCCGGTGATGGCGACCATTACGCGGCGGAAGTCGTCGCGGAAGCGTTCAAGGGCAAGACCCGCGTGCAGCAGCACCAGATGGTCTATGACGCGCTGAAGGGCAATATGGGCGGTGTTCTGCACGCCCTTGCCTTGCAGACCTCGGCTCCCGAATGA